The genomic DNA ACTGGCGGTGTGGGGGATGCAAATTACGCTGCTGATCCTGACGGGGGTGTTGCTGGTCGGCCTGCTGGTGACCTGGTTGTGGGCGCCGGAAACCAAAGATCTGTCGCTGGTGGCCGCAGGAAACGGAGACAAACGTCCGGGAGGGGCGAATGAACGTTCTGTTAGCCTTTAAAGCGGAACCGGATCTGGCCGGGATGGCGGAAAGCGCCTGGCTCACGCCCGACGGCGGCGGGCCGGATACCATGCTCCTGCGATGCGAGCCGGGCGTGGACGAACAGGCGGCCGCGGCGCTGCTGCTGGAAAACCGGGCGGCGGGGCACGATCTGCGGCTGACGGCGCTCAGCATTGGTGATGACCGCGCGCTGCACTGGCTACGCCATTTTGCCGCGCTGGGGTTTGACGAACGTGTTCTGCTGGAAACCACCGCCAGTCTGCGTTTTGATCCCGCTTTTGTCGCCGGGCAGCTTGCCATGTGGCAGCAGCACTGCGATGCAGAGATGATCGTCACCGGCTGCCAGAGCAGCGAAGGGCAGAACGGGCAAACCCCCTGGCTGTTAGCGGAGAGGCTCGGCTGGCCGTGTCTTACTCAGGTTGAACGCTTTACCCTCGTACCGCCTTTTGTCACCGTGGAACAGCGCACAGAAACGGGAAGTCGCCAGTGTCGGGTGCGGCTTCCTGCGGTTATTGCCGTCCGGCAGTACGGCGACGCGGCGCTGCCGGTGCCGGGCATGCGCCAGCGCCTGGCAGCGAACCGTGCGGAGATTGTTCGCGTTCCGGTAACGCCGGGCGACACGCCGCCTGTCACCTGCCGGGATCTGCAAAGAAAAACACAACGGCGTGATGTGCACATCATCCAGGGGAACAGCGTGCAGGAAAAAGCGCAAACGCTGTGGACTATGTATCTTCGTTCAGGAATCAGACCATGACGCTGGCATTTGTCACCTATGACGACGGTCACGATGCCTTACTGGTGGAATGGCTAATGACGCAGGGCGTCATGGTGGATGACTGCGAACACTGGCGCGCGGCAGCCACGCCGGCGGTGGCGGAACAACTGCTGGCGGCGCTGGTCGCGCAGTGGCAGCAAACCCCGGTCGATGTTGTGCTTTTTCCTGCGGGCGCCCTGGGCGACGAGCTGGCGACCCGGCTCGCCTGGCGGCTGAAGGGCAGCGGCGTTTGTCAGATATCGTCGCTGGCTCTGGCGGCGGGCGAAGTAACAAAAGCCACTTTCGGCAGTGCGTTACAGGCCACGTTGGTGTTAACAATGCGTCCTTTTTGTCTGTCACTGGCGCGTCAACCAGCGCGTCACACGACGATATCATTGCCAGAAGGACTGACGCAGCGTGAGCTCTCGCTGGCGCCATTACCGGCATGGTGCGCGGAAATTAGCGTCTCGCCATCACCCTCTGTTCATCCGCTGACGTTAGCCAGACGCGTGCTGGCGGTCGGGCAGGGAGCGGAAAGTGTCGATGAAACCACGATCCTCGCCATGGCGGCGGCGATGGATGCAGAAGCCGGTTACAGCCGGGCAAGAGTGATGAATGGTGGGTTTGATGCGCTGCGGATGATTGGCATTTCCGGTCATTTGCTGGCGCCAGACGTGTGCATTGTGGCCGGGGCATCCGGTGCGCCCGCGTTCAGTGCCGGGATCCGTCAGAGTCAGTTTATTGTGGCGATCAATCGCGACGCGCAGGCGCCGATTTTCAGCACTGCCGATGTCGGCATTGTCGATGACTGGCCATCGCTACTGACGGCGCTGACAGCGTGTATGCGCGAT from Trabulsiella odontotermitis includes the following:
- a CDS encoding electron transfer flavoprotein subunit alpha/FixB family protein, with protein sequence MTLAFVTYDDGHDALLVEWLMTQGVMVDDCEHWRAAATPAVAEQLLAALVAQWQQTPVDVVLFPAGALGDELATRLAWRLKGSGVCQISSLALAAGEVTKATFGSALQATLVLTMRPFCLSLARQPARHTTISLPEGLTQRELSLAPLPAWCAEISVSPSPSVHPLTLARRVLAVGQGAESVDETTILAMAAAMDAEAGYSRARVMNGGFDALRMIGISGHLLAPDVCIVAGASGAPAFSAGIRQSQFIVAINRDAQAPIFSTADVGIVDDWPSLLTALTACMRDS
- a CDS encoding electron transfer flavoprotein subunit beta/FixA family protein, with the translated sequence MNVLLAFKAEPDLAGMAESAWLTPDGGGPDTMLLRCEPGVDEQAAAALLLENRAAGHDLRLTALSIGDDRALHWLRHFAALGFDERVLLETTASLRFDPAFVAGQLAMWQQHCDAEMIVTGCQSSEGQNGQTPWLLAERLGWPCLTQVERFTLVPPFVTVEQRTETGSRQCRVRLPAVIAVRQYGDAALPVPGMRQRLAANRAEIVRVPVTPGDTPPVTCRDLQRKTQRRDVHIIQGNSVQEKAQTLWTMYLRSGIRP